Proteins found in one Deltaproteobacteria bacterium genomic segment:
- a CDS encoding methyltransferase yields MALDPRALVLANTVVAAAPLVPELPLHLITESCPLWLATEADAAQLGLPLPYWGFAWPGGQALARLVLDEPARVRGKRVLDFGSGCAIEGLAALQAGATSVLAADIDPFAAEAARLNAERHHLALATTTDDLIGQRGDWDFILAGDVLYGQELATSVMTWLRSEAARGVEVLLGDPNRGWLDSRGLERVASFMAAADGDLSGTILKEAVVWEIASAL; encoded by the coding sequence ATGGCCCTCGATCCCCGAGCGCTGGTCTTGGCGAACACCGTGGTGGCCGCGGCGCCGCTCGTGCCGGAGCTGCCGCTGCACCTCATCACCGAGTCGTGTCCGCTCTGGCTCGCGACCGAGGCGGATGCGGCCCAGCTTGGGCTGCCCTTGCCCTATTGGGGCTTCGCCTGGCCGGGTGGTCAGGCGCTCGCCCGGCTCGTGCTCGATGAACCTGCGCGCGTGCGCGGAAAGCGCGTGCTCGATTTTGGTTCGGGCTGCGCGATCGAAGGGCTCGCGGCACTGCAGGCCGGCGCGACGTCCGTGCTCGCGGCCGACATCGATCCGTTCGCGGCGGAGGCGGCGCGGCTGAACGCCGAGCGTCACCACCTCGCGCTCGCGACCACGACCGACGACCTCATCGGCCAGCGCGGCGACTGGGACTTCATCCTCGCCGGCGACGTGCTCTACGGCCAGGAGCTCGCGACCAGCGTGATGACCTGGTTGCGGAGCGAAGCCGCGCGCGGGGTCGAGGTGCTGCTTGGCGATCCGAACCGCGGCTGGCTGGATTCGCGCGGGCTGGAGCGCGTGGCGAGCTTCATGGCCGCGGCCGACGGCGATCTCAGCGGGACGATCTTGAAGGAGGCGGTGGTCTGGGAAATCGCAAGCGCGCTTTGA
- a CDS encoding cytochrome c, producing the protein MNPNASRTRSFHKLAIQLAAFAALLSAAPRANAEGDAAAGKAVYVQTCLMCHGPSGKGDGPAATALNPKPMNFNDATKMAKVTTEMRVKAVTQGGAAVGASPMMPPFGSALSPKQIQDVVAYIGKEFAPVTTAAK; encoded by the coding sequence ATGAACCCCAACGCGTCTCGCACCCGCAGCTTCCACAAGCTGGCCATCCAGCTCGCCGCCTTCGCCGCACTCCTCTCCGCGGCGCCCCGCGCGAACGCCGAAGGCGACGCCGCCGCCGGCAAGGCGGTCTACGTCCAGACCTGCCTGATGTGCCACGGCCCCAGCGGCAAGGGCGACGGGCCCGCAGCCACCGCCCTCAACCCCAAGCCGATGAACTTCAACGACGCCACCAAGATGGCCAAGGTCACCACCGAGATGCGCGTGAAGGCCGTGACCCAGGGCGGCGCGGCGGTGGGCGCCTCGCCGATGATGCCGCCGTTCGGTTCGGCGCTCAGCCCCAAGCAGATCCAGGACGTGGTCGCGTACATCGGCAAGGAGTTCGCGCCGGTCACCACCGCGGCCAAGTAG
- a CDS encoding cytochrome C, with amino-acid sequence MSVARTSLGLLTVASWLALAPRAEAVPSFARQTGFSCAQCHTQFPELTAFGRAFKASGYTMTMAKTVSDKRDERTVLEFLEAAPVSAMVQASTTTIAQQEPGAAGPTYKTDAVLPQQLSVFYAGKLAPEVGAFIQLTYDGVEDHFGMDNTDIRWAHTTTVGDKGLVYGLSLNNNPTVTDLYHGVPAWSWPFAASGVAPTPTAAPLIAGGLAQSVAGLNGYAQWNGMVYLEGGVYRSAPLGVARPLGIDTSATGVISGVAPYWRLAVEKDFDQSSIEVGTYGLEARLFPGGELPLAGPTDGYVDIAFDAQYQYVGPDHIFTANAYFIHESQNLLATAATGGSENVNDSLNALNVSAGYIYHRLIGVRAGYQSVLGTNDVGLYAPAPVSGSNNGAPNSTDFIGELDFTPWLNTKFSLQYTTYFSFNGASTNYDGSGRDASANNTLYALAWIAF; translated from the coding sequence ATGTCTGTCGCTCGTACCTCGCTGGGACTCCTCACGGTGGCTTCATGGCTCGCGCTCGCGCCGCGCGCCGAGGCGGTGCCGAGCTTCGCCCGGCAAACCGGCTTCTCGTGCGCGCAGTGCCACACCCAGTTCCCCGAGCTGACGGCGTTCGGGCGCGCCTTCAAGGCCTCGGGCTACACGATGACGATGGCCAAGACCGTGAGCGACAAGCGGGATGAGCGCACGGTGCTCGAGTTCCTGGAGGCCGCGCCGGTTTCGGCGATGGTGCAGGCCTCGACGACGACCATCGCCCAGCAGGAGCCGGGTGCCGCCGGGCCGACCTACAAGACCGACGCGGTCCTGCCGCAGCAGCTGAGCGTTTTCTACGCGGGAAAGCTCGCGCCTGAGGTGGGCGCTTTCATCCAGCTCACCTACGACGGCGTCGAAGACCACTTCGGCATGGACAACACCGACATCCGCTGGGCCCACACCACGACGGTGGGCGACAAGGGCCTCGTCTATGGCCTCTCGCTGAACAACAACCCCACCGTCACCGACCTGTACCACGGCGTCCCGGCGTGGAGTTGGCCGTTCGCCGCCTCGGGCGTCGCGCCCACGCCGACCGCGGCCCCGCTCATCGCCGGCGGGCTGGCGCAGAGCGTGGCGGGCCTCAACGGCTACGCGCAGTGGAACGGGATGGTCTACCTCGAGGGCGGCGTGTACCGCTCGGCGCCGCTCGGCGTGGCGCGGCCGCTGGGCATCGACACGAGCGCGACCGGCGTCATCTCGGGCGTGGCCCCGTACTGGCGGCTCGCGGTGGAGAAGGACTTCGACCAGAGCTCGATCGAGGTGGGCACCTACGGCCTCGAGGCCCGGCTCTTCCCTGGCGGTGAGCTGCCCCTCGCCGGGCCCACCGATGGCTACGTCGACATCGCCTTCGACGCGCAGTACCAGTACGTCGGCCCTGACCACATCTTCACGGCCAACGCGTACTTCATCCACGAGTCGCAGAACCTGCTCGCGACGGCCGCCACCGGCGGCTCCGAGAACGTGAACGACTCGCTCAACGCGCTCAACGTCTCGGCGGGCTACATCTACCACCGGCTCATTGGCGTCCGGGCGGGCTACCAGTCGGTGCTGGGCACCAACGACGTGGGCCTCTACGCGCCCGCGCCCGTGAGCGGCAGCAACAACGGCGCGCCCAACAGCACCGACTTCATCGGCGAGCTCGACTTCACGCCCTGGCTGAACACGAAGTTCAGCCTCCAGTACACGACCTACTTCTCCTTCAACGGCGCGAGCACGAACTACGACGGCTCCGGCCGCGACGCCTCCGCCAACAACACGCTCTACGCGCTGGCCTGGATCGCCTTCTAG
- a CDS encoding MFS transporter, translated as MKLSPRARVLLLTWLSYASYYLCRKNVSVSKTALQDVFHLGTDALGLIDTGYLAAYAIGQFTMGFLGDWLGPRRLVGVGMITAATLCAACAGAPGFWFIAVLFALNGFFQASGWPGNVKALTPWLEPAERGRVMGLWSTCYQVGGVLAGGLAGWLVRVNGWRSAFWIPAIAVAAVGAAVLLFLPERDAPAPARRSAVQRELLMMPALWSLGLGYFCLKLIRYSLLFWLPFYLERALHYGQEHASWQSLAFELGGTVGAVSVGFLSDGLLRGKRAGAGIGGCVALAFAFGIYVKVGHLGAWPNFLALALVGACLFGPDSIISAAAAQDLGGAEAASTAAGFINGLGSVGAVLQGALTAWVSRRYGWDALFTIFLVLSALAAVALIPMWLRERTRAAQGLASSGSV; from the coding sequence ATGAAGCTCTCGCCGCGCGCGCGGGTGCTGCTCCTGACCTGGCTCTCGTACGCGAGCTACTACCTGTGCCGGAAGAACGTGAGCGTGAGCAAGACCGCGCTCCAGGACGTCTTCCATCTCGGCACCGACGCGCTCGGCCTCATCGACACCGGCTACCTCGCGGCCTACGCCATCGGCCAGTTCACCATGGGCTTCCTGGGCGATTGGCTCGGCCCGCGGCGACTCGTCGGGGTGGGGATGATCACCGCCGCGACGCTCTGCGCGGCCTGCGCTGGCGCGCCCGGCTTCTGGTTCATCGCAGTGCTCTTCGCGCTCAACGGCTTCTTCCAGGCGTCGGGCTGGCCGGGCAACGTGAAGGCGCTCACGCCGTGGCTCGAGCCGGCCGAGCGCGGCCGCGTGATGGGCCTGTGGAGCACCTGCTACCAGGTGGGCGGCGTGCTCGCCGGTGGGCTTGCGGGTTGGCTGGTGCGCGTGAACGGTTGGCGGAGCGCGTTCTGGATCCCGGCGATCGCCGTGGCCGCGGTGGGCGCAGCGGTGCTGCTGTTCCTGCCCGAGCGCGACGCACCGGCGCCGGCCAGGCGATCGGCCGTGCAGCGCGAGCTCTTGATGATGCCCGCGCTCTGGTCGCTCGGGCTGGGCTACTTCTGCTTGAAGCTGATTCGTTACAGCTTGCTCTTCTGGCTGCCGTTCTACCTGGAGCGGGCGCTGCACTATGGCCAGGAGCACGCGTCGTGGCAGAGCCTGGCTTTCGAGCTCGGCGGAACGGTGGGTGCGGTGTCGGTGGGCTTCCTCTCCGACGGCTTATTGCGCGGAAAACGTGCCGGCGCGGGCATCGGCGGCTGCGTGGCGCTCGCTTTTGCCTTCGGGATCTACGTGAAGGTGGGTCACCTCGGCGCTTGGCCCAATTTTCTGGCCCTGGCGCTGGTGGGCGCGTGCCTCTTCGGCCCGGACTCGATCATCTCGGCGGCCGCGGCGCAGGACCTGGGCGGCGCCGAGGCGGCGTCGACGGCGGCCGGCTTCATCAACGGCCTGGGCTCGGTGGGCGCGGTGCTGCAGGGCGCGCTGACGGCGTGGGTCTCGCGGCGCTACGGCTGGGACGCGCTCTTCACGATCTTTCTCGTGCTCTCAGCCTTGGCCGCGGTCGCGCTCATCCCCATGTGGCTGCGCGAGCGGACGCGCGCGGCTCAGGGCTTGGCGTCGTCGGGGAGCGTGTAG
- the pap gene encoding polyphosphate:AMP phosphotransferase, with protein sequence MFESAELDHQVKKSRYEKEAPRLRSALLDAQFDVLQHARFPVIVVVGGVEGAGKGELVNLLHTWMDPHHVRVVALDAPTDEERERPHFWRFWRNLPPKGETGIFFGSWYTRPIEDRVHKNKPRRDYVEELERIERFERLLTADGALLLKFWLHLSKKAQRKRFEALQDDKLTRWRVTKVDWQKHAHYDRYREVSEETLRRTSTGEAPWIVIDGADERYRNLTVGRELLEAMRRRLKGDRPKPKSKRQPRTSTAVDGVNALSALDLDKELDSKRYPELLEKYQGKLNRLVRDKRFQDRALVVAFEGVDAAGKGGAIERVISALDARWYRVVPVAAPTEEERAQPYLWRFWRRLPRVGHVTLFDRSWYGRVLVERVEGYASTEAWSRAYGEINDFEAQLNDHGTVVSKFWLQISPDVQLERFKEREAISYKRYKITPDDWRNRRKWEAYQEAAAEMVDRTSTEIAPWTLVPATDKQFARVHVLKTLTRQLERALDR encoded by the coding sequence ATGTTCGAATCGGCAGAGCTCGATCATCAGGTCAAGAAATCCCGATACGAGAAGGAGGCGCCCAGGCTGCGCTCGGCGCTCCTCGACGCGCAGTTCGACGTGCTCCAGCACGCGCGCTTCCCGGTGATCGTGGTCGTGGGCGGCGTGGAGGGCGCGGGCAAGGGCGAGCTGGTGAACCTGCTGCACACCTGGATGGATCCGCACCACGTGCGCGTGGTGGCCCTCGACGCGCCGACGGATGAAGAGCGCGAGCGGCCGCACTTCTGGCGCTTCTGGCGCAACCTGCCGCCCAAGGGAGAGACGGGCATCTTCTTCGGCAGCTGGTACACGCGTCCCATCGAAGATCGCGTGCACAAGAACAAGCCCCGCAGGGACTACGTGGAGGAGCTGGAGCGCATCGAGCGCTTCGAGCGGCTGCTCACGGCCGACGGGGCGCTGCTGCTCAAGTTCTGGCTGCACCTCTCGAAGAAGGCGCAGCGCAAGCGCTTCGAGGCGCTGCAGGACGACAAGCTCACCCGCTGGCGCGTGACGAAGGTGGACTGGCAGAAGCACGCGCACTACGACCGCTACCGCGAGGTGAGCGAGGAGACGCTGCGTCGGACGTCGACGGGCGAGGCGCCGTGGATCGTCATCGACGGCGCGGACGAGCGCTACCGCAACCTCACCGTGGGCCGCGAGCTGCTCGAGGCCATGCGCCGGCGGCTGAAGGGTGATCGCCCCAAGCCCAAGTCCAAGCGGCAGCCGCGCACGTCCACCGCGGTGGATGGCGTGAATGCGCTCAGCGCCCTCGACCTCGACAAGGAGCTCGACAGCAAGCGCTACCCGGAGCTGCTCGAGAAGTACCAGGGCAAGCTCAATCGGCTGGTGCGCGACAAGCGCTTCCAGGATCGCGCGCTGGTGGTCGCGTTCGAAGGCGTGGACGCGGCGGGGAAGGGCGGCGCCATCGAGCGCGTGATCTCGGCGCTCGACGCGCGCTGGTACCGCGTGGTTCCGGTGGCCGCGCCGACCGAAGAAGAGCGCGCGCAGCCGTACCTCTGGCGCTTCTGGCGGCGCTTGCCGCGCGTGGGCCACGTGACGCTCTTCGATCGCAGCTGGTACGGCCGGGTGCTGGTGGAGCGCGTGGAGGGCTACGCCTCGACCGAGGCGTGGTCGCGCGCGTACGGCGAGATCAACGACTTCGAGGCCCAGCTCAACGACCACGGCACGGTGGTGAGCAAGTTCTGGCTGCAGATCTCGCCGGACGTGCAGCTCGAGCGCTTCAAGGAGCGCGAGGCCATCAGCTACAAGCGCTACAAGATCACGCCCGACGACTGGCGCAACCGGCGCAAGTGGGAGGCGTACCAGGAGGCCGCGGCGGAGATGGTGGATCGCACGTCGACGGAGATCGCACCCTGGACGCTCGTCCCCGCGACGGACAAGCAGTTCGCGCGCGTGCACGTGCTGAAGACGCTCACCCGGCAGCTCGAGCGGGCCTTGGACAGATGA